The DNA segment CACCCCGCAGGCTGCGCGCCATGCGGGGTGTTTTTTTGGTGGCCTGCCCAGGCCCAGGGGCAGGTGGGCTTATTTTGTGACAGGGTCGGTCACAAAACCGATCTTGCGCACGCCCGCAGTTTGTGCGGCAGCCATGGCCTGTGCCACGCGCTCGTAGCGCACTTCCTTGTCGCCGTGGATGTGCAGGTCGGGCTGCGGATCCTTGGCGGCTTCGGCCTGCAGGCGGGTTACCAGTTCCTCGTCGGAGATGGCTTCCTTGTTCCAGTGGTACTTGCCATCGGCAGTGATGGACAGGCTCACGTTCTGCGGTTTGACCTTCTCGGGCTCGTTACTGGCGCGGGGCAGGTCGACGTTGATCGAGTGCTTCATCACCGGGATGGTGATGATGAAGACGATGAGCAGCACCAGCATGACGTCCACCAGGGGCGTCATGTTGATTTCGTTCATGACTTCATCGCTGTCGTCTTGGGTGCCGAAAGCCATGGCTTACGCGCCTTTCTTGATGGG comes from the Comamonas terrigena NBRC 13299 genome and includes:
- a CDS encoding ExbD/TolR family protein, which gives rise to MAFGTQDDSDEVMNEINMTPLVDVMLVLLIVFIITIPVMKHSINVDLPRASNEPEKVKPQNVSLSITADGKYHWNKEAISDEELVTRLQAEAAKDPQPDLHIHGDKEVRYERVAQAMAAAQTAGVRKIGFVTDPVTK